The DNA segment GGTAGCTGGGAGCCCAGTGGAAGACCAAGCTGGCCAGCAAACAGAGCTTCTCTAATGTCTGAATTCTTGAGGACGCCACCATCGCTCTGGCGGCCTTCGCACCAACATCGATGAGGACGCACTTATAGCAACTATCTACGATGGCCATTAGGACAATAGTGAAAGTGTGCTGAAATGCAGAGAAGTAGAGTTACCACAACATTGTAAGCCAGATGCAATGAATGCAGTTTTagctgttaaattaatgaatgCTGCCTACTCCCCTTAGGGCAGCATTAAATTTAAAATTAGCAACGCTAGATTTATGTAGAAACTTAGCCTGTATTAAAGCCATCCCCGATCATGCAAGAAGAAAGCAGGTGTACGGCAACCTTTCTGACATATTTATTACAATAACATCACAAGCCCTCTAAGCGTGTTTACAGGCAGCAAACATTTTCAGACATTTAAGGTATATTATAGTTCTGTACAAATCTAGAATGAAGCAGCAAGCACTTCTAAAAGGGTCGTCAAGTGTCATGGGGTCTATGTTCATCCCATTCATCTATCTATGTTCATCTATGTTCATCTCACCTGCTAGCCATCCGTGATGCCATGCTAGGGGAATAAACGTGACATGTCAAACGGTCGACACCACTGGCTGGAAGGCCTGCTCTTAGGGGCGTTTGCCGCTTTGTTCTGAAGTTGTATTTGTctacagtgcaaaaaaaagacaaaaagaaaggaGGTGCGCTGGAGATATTCCCCCTTCCCCCAGTTACTTCATCCAGAATGTCTACACACCAAAAGTGCAGATTAATTTTAAGACAAAATCAAATATGTGAACGATAGTGTAAATGTCATGGTCATCCTCTGGTTCTAAAATATCTTTTTTCAACACCGAGTACACACACATTTGCAAATACGTATTGTAAATATCCTATTGTCAGGTTTAGTAAAAAAAAGTACCGGTACAGAGTGTGTTTCTTTCCTTCCAATTATGTATATCACATTAGTAAAGAAATTGATACAAGGAATTTACCTACACtgggcaaaataatttataacgGAATTTCCTCTGTCATCTTGTTCCATTCTCAGTAACAAGAGCTGACCCATCGCAGCGGCTTAGCAGTCAGGGCAGTCAGATACTTAGCCAGGGGACTGCAAGTTCAATGTCGCTGTCAACGCACGTTAATGAagctcaggtggtctaaattaatctacAGCCCTTCACCACTGCATGGCTCAAAGTTCAAGTGTCGCTTCAGGACATTCAACCCCACAATTCATTTAGTTCCAAGAATGGCTATAAAGTTATACTGGGCCACAAGGCCTTAAATAAACTGCAATATTAGAGTCGCTTGTTTATTTGATGTAATTCGTGCTTTTGTTTTCAAGCTGTAAAACCAGTGAAAACAATGAAGTTCCATTATATTGCAGAATTTTTGTAACACCTCAGGTGACCTGGAATACAATTTGACATAGCCACCGCTAGGGTGTTAAAGATGAAACTGCATAAGActagaaattgaattataaactATTTTCTAGGCATGTAATTCCACATGGTGCTCCATCAACGCTTTTGTCTTACATGCCTAGCCAAAGAAAACATTCCACCGAAAATTATGTATCGTTTTAAGTGGTTCATAAAATAGCGTAAGTGTTATTTAATGGTTGACAAAATCAATCACTGCTTTCATGGCAATGTCACCATATCCAGGTAGCCCCTTACCAATGTGCATGTACCACAAAGGTAGTCTTGTGACCAGCAGTTCTAATGCATTACCTAACGCACTGATACGTGAAACTATTTGGTCTGCTGCATTAGAGAACCACACTGCATGCCTCAGATACACCTGACCAATTTAAGCTATCACAGCTTTGCTCAGAGGTGCAACACTAAAACTTGACAATTCACACTGGTGAAAGAATGTAAAACCTGTAACTTGTCAACGCACTGCACTGCTCCCCCATATTCCTCTCAGAAAAAAACCTGATTACGCACCACTAAACAGCTAGCTGCTTGAAAACATTGTCATTGGCGAATTACTTAAACGCATATCACGGGCATGTTTTATTATCTTTCACTGGTTCGGGAATGAGCTATACATATAATTATATGCAGCTTGTCAACAGTTATTATGCTGATTCTAAAAAGCAAAAATAACTGATAAGTTGAATAGATGAAAAAAGTGCTTAAGTTTGCTTAAACCAATATGTTTACCTTGTAGTTGAAGTAAGCACTTCCAGTGTTAGCAGGCGCCATGATGGCAACATGTTTACCATCAACGGCCCCCAAACAGTTCGGAAATTGCCATTGCTTCTTGAAGCCTTCGGAAATCTCCACCCAATCACCTGCTGATGGCACCTGTGAACAGCACAGACAAAACAGTCTCATTACTGTTGTAAGTGGCTCAACCGTTCTTAAGCCAACTGTAGGCAATGGCAAAAAAATGAATCATATAGTACCTGCATGTTTTTTTGCCAAGTAAATTGCAACAGGTACGAGAGATATGCTGCAGTACTAGGACTGCAATGCAAAGAAGCTGTTCCCAGCTCAACCACACGCTCCTTCAGCACATGAGCCCTTCATAATGAGCACAGGATTGCTTGCGCTGCTAATGCGTAATGGAAAGTATGGACAATGAGCACAGGTTGTTACGGCAATAAGGGCTTTTACACATAAAGCTGACAATAAAAAGGGTGTGTATATGTCGGATGGCTGTATttgggtggacgccaatgagtgccgagcaattactcccttattacaaatctactttaCCTGGGGGATACCCTAAACATTTGAaaaacactgttcccacttcgagttactgatcaagTCTCTCTAGCCCTGCCATAAGCTTGGCATCCCGGTTACCTTATCTGGCAGAGCAACTGCTCTGATGAAGCATGGCcccgggatcgaaccccaaaccagaaaaaaatttttctttaactacaaagtttctgaaaaagctgtatagctttcgtgTATAGTCATATAggtgcacttgggtggatgctattGAGTACTTGCTCCCTTATTATGCACCAAACAGCAATGACAATATACTATTcaaataatgaaatcagaatCTCAACAAATATTGAAAAAGATAACACCAGTATGCCTATAGCCTGTTGTTAATTAGTCAGCACAACAACAGCTTCATTACTAAACAGGTTTAATGCTACTAGATGATTCTCACCTTCATGAACTGGTCCTTGAGTCTGGCCCAGATTATCCGACAACAGAAGTGGATGGTGACACGAGCTTTTTCAATGCCAACTCTGCAGGCCAGGCCAATATCCTTGATGTCTTGTCCTGTTGCTAAGTAGCTGAGGAACAAGGGTAAGTTTCACAATATGAATCCTCTTCATCCATTTTTCAGTTCACTTTTTAGAGTGTttcattaaaaacagcaatatgcCAATCGCCTGTGCGATTTGCGAAGTGAcaacagcattctggttttttTTCCAAAACCTTTATTGTACACTGTATACCACAATCAGCACAAATTTTGGCTTCAAATTTTTACATTGCTGTGCATGTGGCTTGTAGGATTTTCACGAAGGCTGCAAAAAGCTTGTTTTACAGTACTAAAGCTGTGGAGGGAATTTTGCTTCTGCATCCAGAT comes from the Amblyomma americanum isolate KBUSLIRL-KWMA chromosome 1, ASM5285725v1, whole genome shotgun sequence genome and includes:
- the LOC144126289 gene encoding uncharacterized protein LOC144126289 — translated: MSPEMFDTLLSFVTDDLTRQYVMREPLEPGEWLAITLSYLATGQDIKDIGLACRVGIEKARVTIHFCCRIIWARLKDQFMKVPSAGDWVEISEGFKKQWQFPNCLGAVDGKHVAIMAPANTGSAYFNYKTFWMK